A DNA window from Pseudomonas tohonis contains the following coding sequences:
- the gcvP gene encoding aminomethyl-transferring glycine dehydrogenase produces the protein MPTQTNALGTANEFIARHIGPRDADTQAMLDLLGYADLEALSTSVIPDSIKGTSVLDMGPGQSEADALAAIKAIAGKNQLFTNYIGQGYYGTHTPSPILRNLLENPAWYTAYTPYQPEISQGRLESLLNFQTLISDLTGLPISNASLLDEGTAAAEAMTFCKRLSKNKAGNAFFASRHCHPQTLDVLRTRAEPLGIEVVVGDERELTDASPYFGALLQYPASNGDLFDNAELVERFHAAGALVAVAADLLALTLLKAPGEFGADVALGSAQRFGVPLGFGGPHAAYFATRDAFKRDMPGRLVGVSIDRHGKPALRLAMQTREQHIRREKATSNICTAQVLLANIASMYAIYHGPQGLTRIAKRVHQLTAILAQGLAKLGVTVEQQSFFDTLTLTTGARTAELHARAREHRINLRVVDDQRLGLSLDETTTQASVEALWAIFADGQALPAFAELAATIPSRLPTALLRESAILAHPVFNRYHSETELMRYMRKLADKDLALDRSMIPLGSCTMKLNAASEMIPVTWAEFGNLHPFAPAEQSEGYQQLTTELEAMLCAATGYDAVSLQPNAGSQGEYAGLLAIRAYHLSRGDDQRDICLIPQSAHGTNPATANMVGMRVVVTACDARGNVDIADLKAKAEEHRERLAAIMITYPSTHGVFEEGIREICEIIHANGGQVYIDGANMNAMVGLCAPGQFGGDVSHLNLHKTFCIPHGGGGPGVGPIGVKAHLAPFLPGHGHLARKEGAVSAAPFGSASILPITWMYIRMMGGAGLRRASQMAILNANYIARRLEEHYPVLYTGTNGLVAHECILDLRPLKDSSGISVDDVAKRLIDFGFHAPTMSFPVAGTLMIEPTESESKEELDRFCDAMIRIRNEIRAVETGALDANDNPLKNAPHTAAELVGEWTHPYSREQAVYPTASLVDGKYWPPVGRVDNVFGDRNLVCACPSIEAYQDA, from the coding sequence ATGCCCACCCAGACCAACGCCCTCGGCACCGCCAACGAATTCATCGCCCGCCACATCGGCCCGCGCGACGCCGACACCCAGGCCATGCTCGACCTGCTCGGCTACGCCGACCTGGAAGCCCTGAGCACCAGCGTCATCCCGGACAGCATCAAGGGCACCAGCGTGCTCGACATGGGCCCGGGCCAGAGCGAGGCCGACGCCCTCGCCGCGATCAAGGCCATCGCCGGCAAGAACCAGCTGTTCACCAACTACATCGGCCAGGGCTACTACGGCACCCACACGCCCTCGCCGATCCTGCGCAACCTGCTGGAAAACCCCGCCTGGTACACCGCCTACACCCCGTACCAGCCGGAAATCTCCCAGGGCCGCCTGGAATCGCTGCTGAACTTCCAGACCCTGATCAGCGACCTCACCGGCCTGCCGATCTCCAACGCCTCGCTGCTCGACGAAGGCACCGCCGCCGCCGAGGCCATGACCTTCTGCAAGCGCCTGTCGAAGAACAAGGCCGGCAACGCCTTCTTCGCCTCCCGCCACTGCCACCCGCAGACCCTCGACGTGCTGCGCACCCGCGCCGAGCCGCTGGGCATCGAAGTGGTGGTGGGTGACGAGCGCGAGCTGACCGACGCCAGCCCCTACTTCGGCGCGCTGCTGCAATACCCGGCCAGCAATGGCGACCTGTTCGACAACGCCGAGCTGGTGGAGCGTTTCCACGCCGCCGGCGCCCTGGTGGCCGTGGCCGCCGACCTGCTGGCCCTGACCCTGCTCAAGGCCCCGGGCGAGTTCGGTGCCGACGTGGCCCTGGGCAGCGCCCAGCGCTTCGGCGTGCCGCTGGGCTTCGGCGGCCCGCACGCGGCCTACTTCGCCACCCGCGACGCCTTCAAGCGCGACATGCCGGGCCGCCTCGTCGGCGTCTCCATCGACCGCCACGGCAAGCCGGCCCTGCGCCTGGCCATGCAGACCCGCGAGCAGCACATCCGCCGCGAGAAGGCCACCAGCAACATCTGCACCGCGCAGGTGCTGCTGGCCAACATCGCCAGCATGTACGCCATCTACCACGGCCCGCAGGGGCTGACCCGCATCGCCAAACGCGTGCACCAGCTCACCGCCATTCTGGCCCAGGGCCTGGCCAAGCTGGGCGTCACCGTCGAGCAGCAGAGCTTCTTCGACACCCTGACCCTGACCACCGGCGCCCGCACCGCCGAGCTGCACGCCAGGGCCCGCGAGCACCGCATCAACCTGCGCGTGGTCGACGACCAGCGCCTGGGCCTCTCCCTCGACGAGACCACCACCCAGGCCAGCGTCGAAGCGCTGTGGGCGATCTTCGCCGACGGCCAGGCCCTGCCCGCCTTCGCCGAGCTGGCCGCGACCATCCCCAGCCGCCTGCCCACCGCGCTGCTGCGCGAGTCGGCGATCCTCGCCCACCCGGTATTCAACCGCTACCACTCCGAAACCGAGCTGATGCGCTACATGCGCAAGCTGGCCGACAAGGACCTGGCGCTGGACCGCAGCATGATCCCGCTGGGCTCCTGCACCATGAAGCTGAACGCCGCCAGCGAGATGATCCCGGTCACCTGGGCCGAGTTCGGCAACCTGCACCCCTTCGCCCCGGCCGAGCAGTCCGAGGGCTACCAGCAGCTGACCACCGAGCTGGAAGCCATGCTCTGCGCCGCCACCGGCTATGACGCGGTGTCGCTGCAGCCCAACGCCGGCTCCCAGGGCGAGTACGCCGGCCTGTTGGCCATCCGCGCCTACCACCTGAGCCGTGGCGACGACCAGCGCGACATCTGCCTGATCCCGCAATCGGCCCACGGCACCAACCCGGCGACCGCCAACATGGTCGGCATGCGCGTGGTCGTGACCGCCTGCGACGCCCGCGGCAACGTCGACATCGCCGATCTCAAGGCCAAGGCCGAAGAGCACCGCGAGCGCCTCGCCGCGATCATGATCACCTACCCCTCCACCCACGGCGTGTTCGAGGAAGGCATCCGCGAAATCTGCGAGATCATCCACGCCAACGGCGGCCAGGTGTACATCGACGGCGCCAACATGAACGCCATGGTCGGCCTCTGCGCCCCGGGCCAGTTCGGCGGCGACGTGTCCCACCTGAACCTGCACAAGACCTTCTGCATCCCCCACGGCGGTGGCGGCCCGGGCGTCGGCCCGATCGGCGTCAAGGCCCACCTGGCCCCCTTCCTGCCCGGCCACGGCCATCTGGCGCGCAAGGAAGGCGCGGTCAGCGCCGCGCCCTTCGGCAGCGCCAGCATCCTGCCCATCACCTGGATGTACATCCGCATGATGGGCGGCGCCGGCCTGCGTCGCGCCTCGCAGATGGCGATCCTCAACGCCAACTACATCGCCCGTCGCCTGGAAGAGCACTACCCGGTGCTCTACACCGGCACCAACGGCCTGGTGGCCCACGAGTGCATCCTCGACCTGCGCCCGCTCAAGGACAGCAGCGGCATCAGCGTCGACGACGTGGCCAAGCGCCTGATCGACTTCGGCTTCCACGCGCCCACCATGTCCTTCCCGGTGGCCGGCACGCTGATGATCGAGCCGACCGAGAGCGAGTCCAAGGAAGAGCTGGACCGCTTCTGCGACGCCATGATCCGCATCCGCAACGAGATCCGCGCGGTGGAAACCGGCGCCCTGGACGCCAACGACAACCCGCTGAAGAACGCCCCGCACACCGCGGCGGAGCTGGTCGGCGAGTGGACCCACCCCTACAGCCGCGAACAGGCCGTGTACCCGACCGCCAGCCTGGTGGACGGCAAGTACTGGCCGCCGGTGGGCCGCGTCGACAACGTCTTCGGCGACCGCAACCTGGTCTGCGCCTGCCCGTCCATCGAGGCGTACCAGGACGCCTGA
- a CDS encoding L-serine ammonia-lyase produces the protein MSLSVFDLFKIGIGPSSSHTVGPMRAAARFVDGLRREGLLAATEVLRVELYGSLGATGKGHGSDKAVLLGLEGEQPDTVDTEHIDTRLARMRKDGELRLGGEKTIRFVEKDHLAMIRRPLPYHPNGMIFRAFDAAGLQLRSREYYSVGGGFVVDEEAAGHDRIVEDQTPLAYPFKTGKELLAHCAASGLSISALMRENEKAWRSPEETSAGLQRIWQVMQDCVKAGCRKEGIMPGGLKVKRRAAALFRQLSERPEAALRDSLTVLDWVNLYALAVNEENATGGRVVTAPTNGAAGIVPAVLHYYARFVPGANDEGVERFLLTAAAIGILYKENASISGAEVGCQGEVGVACSMAAGALCEVMGGSVQQVENAAEIGMEHNLGLTCDPVGGLVQVPCIERNAMGSVKAINAARMALRGDGQHFISLDKVIRTMRQTGADMKSKYKETARGGLAVNIIEC, from the coding sequence ATGTCCCTCAGCGTCTTCGACCTGTTCAAGATCGGCATCGGCCCTTCCAGCTCCCACACGGTCGGCCCGATGCGGGCGGCCGCGCGCTTCGTCGACGGCCTGCGCCGCGAAGGCCTGCTGGCCGCCACGGAAGTCCTGCGGGTGGAGCTCTACGGCTCCCTCGGCGCCACCGGCAAGGGCCACGGCAGCGACAAGGCCGTGCTGCTCGGCCTGGAAGGCGAACAGCCCGACACCGTGGATACCGAACACATCGACACCCGCCTGGCGCGCATGCGCAAGGACGGCGAGCTGCGCCTGGGTGGCGAGAAGACCATCCGCTTCGTCGAGAAGGACCACCTGGCGATGATCCGCCGGCCCTTGCCCTACCACCCCAACGGCATGATCTTCCGCGCCTTCGATGCCGCCGGGCTGCAGCTGCGCTCGCGTGAGTACTACTCGGTGGGCGGCGGTTTCGTGGTGGACGAGGAAGCCGCCGGGCACGACCGCATCGTCGAGGACCAGACCCCGCTCGCCTACCCCTTCAAGACCGGCAAGGAACTGCTCGCCCACTGCGCCGCCAGCGGCCTGTCGATCAGCGCGCTGATGCGCGAGAACGAAAAGGCCTGGCGCAGCCCCGAGGAGACCAGCGCCGGGCTGCAGCGCATCTGGCAGGTGATGCAGGACTGCGTGAAGGCCGGCTGCCGCAAGGAGGGCATCATGCCCGGCGGGCTCAAGGTCAAGCGCCGCGCCGCCGCCCTGTTCCGCCAGCTCAGCGAGCGCCCGGAAGCCGCCCTGCGCGACAGCCTGACGGTGCTCGACTGGGTCAACCTCTACGCCCTGGCGGTGAACGAGGAGAACGCCACCGGCGGGCGCGTGGTCACCGCGCCCACCAATGGCGCGGCCGGCATCGTCCCGGCGGTGCTGCACTACTACGCGCGCTTCGTCCCCGGCGCCAATGACGAGGGCGTGGAGCGCTTCCTGCTCACCGCCGCCGCCATCGGCATCCTCTACAAGGAGAACGCCTCCATCTCCGGCGCCGAAGTGGGCTGCCAGGGCGAAGTCGGCGTGGCCTGCTCCATGGCCGCCGGCGCGCTCTGCGAAGTCATGGGCGGCAGCGTGCAACAGGTGGAGAACGCCGCCGAGATCGGCATGGAACACAACCTGGGGCTGACCTGCGACCCGGTCGGCGGCCTGGTCCAGGTGCCCTGCATCGAACGCAACGCCATGGGCTCGGTGAAGGCCATCAACGCCGCCCGCATGGCCCTGCGCGGCGACGGCCAGCACTTCATCTCCCTGGACAAGGTCATCCGCACCATGCGCCAGACCGGGGCCGACATGAAGAGCAAATACAAGGAAACCGCTCGCGGCGGTCTAGCCGTGAACATCATTGAATGTTGA